The following coding sequences are from one Gossypium hirsutum isolate 1008001.06 chromosome A12, Gossypium_hirsutum_v2.1, whole genome shotgun sequence window:
- the LOC107930986 gene encoding BAG-associated GRAM protein 1-like translates to MWSLAQSELLLFVIISKAFRLISHLSSTIFIGFANWRAFTNRGMNGYAGANTRRRISSDKQGPTVVHQKPGPLQTIFKLLPDEVVEHSYSCALERSFLYHGRMYVSAWHICFHSNVFSKQMKVVIPFGDIDEIRRSQHAFINPAITIILRMGAGGHGVPCNNNYFGTGTMH, encoded by the exons ATGTGGTCATTAGCTCAATCTGAATTACTTCTTTTTGTTATCATATCAAAAGCTTTTCGTTTGATATCTCACTTATCATCAACTATTTTCATTGGATTTGCAAACTGGAGAGCTTTTACTAACAGGGGTATGAATGGATATGCTGGAGCTAATACTCGAAGAAGGATTTCTTCAGATAAACAAGGACCTACTGTGGTTCATCAAAAGCCAGGGCCTTTACAAACAATATTTAAGCTCCTTCCAGATGAG GTTGTGGAGCATAGTTACTCATGTGCACTTGAGAGATCATTCTTGTACCATGGTCGTATGTATGTCTCCGCATGGCACATTTGTTTCCATTCTAATGTGTTCTCAAAACAAATGAAG GTGGTGATACCATTTGGGGATATAGATGAG ATTCGTAGAAGTCAGCATGCATTCATTAATCCTGCAATAACAATTATTCTTCGCATGGGGGCTGGTGGGCATGGTGTACCATGCAATAACAATTATTTTGGAACCGGAACCATGCATTAA